taattttattttagtttaagtcatgtttgtaatttatcgttaaatataaaaatattttattaaatataagaatgttaggttaaaattaatgttaaaaaattaaaaaaacggTTAAAACCATTCATTTCTATTATAACAAATTTTGATgtagaatatatataaatatatatcaggTCATTATAAAGTAGAGTTGTAAAAAGTAATCAATATGCCTCGAGAAACACGTTCATTGTGTTGCTCTTAAACTTATCAATTTTCCAcgtaatatttaaataaaaacaaataaacacGAACCATTATTACTAGTAATTTTTTAGTTACATTGAAGACCAGCTAGTAAAAAGATCATTTGATTGATGATTGTATAAAGACGAAATTAGATGGGTACACTTTTAGATAACCGTTTTAATTTTGACTGATTTACTTCTATATCTAGATATGTTATCATTATACATTTTCCCTACACATAAGAAGCAACCCAACTATCAAATCCAACTATttttattattagttaataactttgaataatatttaataacaaaGAAACACAACAAATACATAGTTAAATTAATAGCTAAAAATCTATACATTTTAATTTGTTAAGCCTAGTAGTATAACTTTTAAGccttttgtttaaattttaaagagtcatggtttaaattttaagccttgtagtttaaattttaaagactagttgtttaaattttaaagagtcgtagtATAGATTTTAAattatcatgatttatattttatatggtcgcaATTTAGATTTTATTCCcatggtttaacttttaagccttatggtttaaattttaaagagtcgtagtttaaattttaagccttgtagttgaaattttaaagagtcatggtttaaattttaaaaattaatgatttaaattttaaagagatgtggtttagattttaaacctAGTAGTTTAACATttaaacattgtggtttaaattttaaaaagtcgtttggtttaaaattttaagcaatgtggtttaaattttaagctttgtggtttaaattttaagccttgtagtttaaattttaaagggtcgtggtttaaattttaaagactagtggtttaaattttaaagaatcgtGGTTTATATTTGAAAtgatcatggtttatattttaagtcTAGTAatttaacttttaagccttgttgtttaatttttaaaGAGTCGTAATTTAAATTCAAgcctcgtggtttaaattttaaagagttgtacTTTAAATTTCAAAGAGCTTTAAATTTTAAAAGAgttatgatttaaattttataaagacgtggtttaaattttaagttttgtGGTATAAATTttaaagtgttatattatttcatataatataatattatattaaataatgtgataaaatatGATTTGTCATACCTTGTAACATATAATTGAGAGTTAAAAATAGGACATAGGTGTGTGCCcaaaatgtaacatatttgtgagttacaaaatcagttacaaatttgtaactcccaaatatcaccCAATTATGTGTAGATTTTATCTTGCactttttttatttgaattgatcAATGTCATTAGTGATATtgttgttggagatatgatttttaCCCTCATGGTGTGTTTGGAGATTACAAAGTCAAGTGGGAAGAGTATAGAGTCGTTTGGAAAAATGCACAAAAGTTACATGCTGAAATTGGCTTGTGCCCACGGCCTGGTGGACAGAAGCACACGACTGCAGCCAGTAATGCTCGTGGCCGCGACCAGAGATGTGTGCAACCAATTTTTTAACTCATTTTTCCACTTTCAACGGTTCTAACAACTCATGTAACTCCCAATACTCTTTTTTGattccataaacatctaattaaacattCGTAACAACAATGctggttgatggaatttgaaattcaaagggtgtctcaaaactctataaataggattctATTGCTCCCTTGTAAGACAACtttatttctatccactagagcacttggctagaaatacaccaaaatacTTGATTATTCGAGATAGTTATTTCAAATATTGAGATAATCCCTTTGTAAAACGTcatattctattactttgtacAAACGTCACTTATCTCATAGATACTTAGGAAAATACCACTTAAAAGATAAATTCCGTGGGGCCttaataaaacatgcaagttggacccaatagtttaaaataaaaataacatgttCATATGCAAtgattaaagaaaataaaaatttaagtcccAATGGTAAGTTTGAAAATTTAAGGTCCATGACATAGTTCTTAAAAAACTCGGCGCTTATGTTGATTGTTTATCCGTTCATAAGAAACCCCCACGCTATGCCTATTCAaacgtcggaactccccacatcacaacgcgtgccagagagaaaccctatttattacctgaaatggggaaagtaaggggggtaaGCCAAAAcatcagtaaggaagtacaacaaaatcAAAGATAAGACAAGAAAGACATGTATAACATAACAGCGAAATTCATACCATCATCATACTCATATCCCATTATTAAAATGAAACACAGTCATACATCACATTCATTGAACATAAGCATACTCTTTGTGACCATGTCAcatctattgtccatgtcacatcttgaggtaacaaGTATGGTTGGGCtggtaaaacctcctctatgaggtaaacatgatctcaggtccttgaataatcttggcgcgtccgccctttgagttacgtcatatccttagtaactccctTGCTGCGTTGCGTTCAGCATGCTAGCAACCTTCCCTTCTCATTCATCATGCAACACATGTAATCCAATTCCcatcaagagaaaagaaacaCATGTTGCAATCATACTTGTCATATCATTTCAAGATAGAATTCCATTTTCAATATCACAAAGCACAATATTCCTTGTAACATAATAGTCTCACCATTTCATAGTATAAACATATAAattatatctaacttccttacctcaagtccgagcaaagcaaaaatgagaaaaacttcacagcaagcctataatcataatcaaacgtcgTCTCGGAGAATCACATAAAAATATTCATGCCCAACACATTTACCCCACGTTTGTATGAGCCATGCACATGTGGTACAAGTTGCCCAATAATTCCAAACCtacacattttcacataaaatcacaaaagacTAATGTTAATTCTACATATTAACTtttcatggttacaaagtaaaagtcATGTGTTTGAACAATacgcatatatttgaacgtaaaaatgcatttgcatgcgacatgcatacgtgggagtgttgttaaaatttattgttttaaaatgataattcctACATACTTATTTCTTTCCTCTTAAATcaaaattcagcaacataattTAATTACCATTATTTGTTTCTCTCACTCCCAAAATTGTTAAACAAATTTTTAATACatcatatttatttataaaataatccattatgtttttttctaatttttcataaaataataattccatttattacttaaatatcataaaaaattaTGTGACAATTTTGTAGCTATTAGAAATACTTAATAAGTTTCTCGCTTCTTTTAGAAAATAACTTTACCAATCTCAAAAAAACTCCATGCTTTCAAATatgaaaatttataaataaagtgtggagaattacattttcatgtatattatttaagacttaaattaTTTAAGTGTAGGACTCAttaatcttaaataaattaattattttagctTAATAACTCAAAGttaactatttattttgtttaaaaatcacaagtggatttaaaccataatctttttcacatttaaataaaaaaaaactacacctaaattataatgtaaaaaaatacattttaaaaaataccacatttagcttagggtttaatttatttgatgcactagCATTATTTATCTCATGTAAGAgacctttcttatttttaatcCAAAATCCCAAcaactatttatttaattaaattacaaGCTTGCATTAAAACTTTATTTTTGTTTCATAAAATTCACAAAAATCTGCATGTATTATGTTGACAAAAACATCATTAACATGTAAAAAAATGTGCcattttatttacttaaaaatCAAATATCAATTGAGGCATCACATGTGCACTTCAAAACATTGTTTCACTATTATACtcacaaattattttttaaaaaaaagcagCAAGCataattttgaagaaaaaccatTTTTAACCATCTTTTAAACAAATACTTAGGCCAAAACTTCATGTATCATTAAATCATCATTTGTAAGAGACTTAAAACAAATTCTCAAATTTAACACAATAATATATCATGTTGCTAATGAGTATATGTGACGtctaataaaaaaaatgaccAACATGTTGTtaatgggtaatgggaatgattatttgatgatttattgggagttagtgagatcaggagggaattctgggatttttgactattttaccccggaggtgtttttgggaccccgagccttaggagTTGCTTGAGGATACTttagcttgaagtaacctatcagaaatAAAAAGAGTGTTTagaacattctctctctctctctctctctctctctctctctctctctctctctctctcccgttccctttttgacgttgttcgcattttcgaaggaaactcgagtttttggactcggattcaagcaaggttagagtcatagcGATTCTggggaagattaaaagcttattagctggaggatttagctgggaaacgacTAAATCAGAgataatccaagctttaagttttgggttttcgagtttttaagctttgattggattttatgtttcgGTGTGTTTTTGAATTGTTTAAAGGtaaggttttgatggttttgggccattgggatgtttggagACTTTGTtggtcatgggaacttaaacctaagggctcgggatcgatcctactacccagtttggtaggattcaacatcccggaggctaggactcagtccaaaAGTCTTTATTCACACATTATTAATGAGATTCTATATTGTGGTTTGGACTAGGTGATCACTAGGGgttcagaatcaggatcgtgcttgagggtcgtttattggtaacatgtgcttggaccaaaggtaagaaaactacacccagtatgtgagccatgtgatacatgtgaatatggcatggcatgaatgttgaatatgaaattgatcagagcttgagtctctgtaaatgtgcatgatcataattatgcttgttattattgatgaagcatgtcaagcgctctatatttggatatctgtTGCATTGTGAATGTTGGAATACATTGTTTATCTGAGCtatgcactgacttattagtcagaaactgcaatggtgtttagtgctggtcatgaagctctgacttatcagtcatgatcgacaatagtactaAGCGAtgatcgtatggaattgacttatgagtcaagagcagcaataGTGAATTGAACATTgatcgatatgattagatctaatcaacaaaaGCATTATATGCTCGCCCGACCTATTGGcagaagaaaactaaagcgcttggctagtctaaggctagttactaagTGTAtaggctaaaaggctcaggtgactagaacgtcacatggcttatggcgcaggaccccagagtgacttaatagtcatttatttagggtgcaggaccccataGTGACTTAATAATCATTTATTCAGGGCGCAAGATCCCagagtgacttaatagtcatctattcaggtcGCAGGACCGCagagtgacttaatagtcatctattcaaggcgcaggaccccagattgacttaacaatcatctactcagggcgcaggaccccataatcatttatttgtactttcatgCGTGCATGAATATGATTATTGCTGgtaagcatgcttattatgatttgatgacatgttattaactgcttatgagcatgtttaagttttcttgctgagcctcggctcatgcgtgctatgtggtgcaggtaaaggtataagaaagctagaccatccttgagttggagaacttaggtgaagatgtgtacatatgcggctgctcgaccaccaccgctgagggtttaaagaggaactagggttaaaccctattttgccgcttaggttagttggttgtaaattttttattctaattaaccttttaaatgtattttgggatcccaatgtatacagtaaacattttagcgAAACGATTGAAtccttgaccaaaaattttaaccctaaactgttaatcacatttagttacacgattatggccaaataactcatTTAACGaaccctgggtagtagggcgttacgaGTTCTATgtgtaaggcattgacttattagtcaaggatgaccttagcatgttgagtgcttgtagtaaagcattgacttattagtcaagggcgaccttagcacgttgagtgctagtcgaaaagcattgacttatgagtcaaggatagTAATAGCGCGCAGAGCGCTGGTTGGTATGGTTATAAGTAATCAGGAGTgtgatatacgcttgaccgacctattggtcgtgagAAAACTAGAGGGCCAGGtatgttgggccagctccaaggctggttatatagaggatagggcaaagggcctcgaagtgactcattagtcctatATTATAGGGCGTCGAGCtctagtatgatttattaatcatgtattagtgcgttgggccccagtatgattcgataatcatgtattttgagcattggaccccgatatgattcattgatcgttTATCCTGGGCTATTGGCCcttatgacactgtagtcatttatatgaatggtatgcatgcatgagtaggattattattactaggcatgcttattatgatttggtaatatgttattaacttcttatgagcatatttaagttttcttgatgagccttggctcatgggagctttatggtgcaggtaaagcgaagagaaagctggaccatccttgagttggagagcttaggtgatgatgtgtacatatgcggctactcgaccaccatggtcgagggtttaaagaggaactagggtcaagccctatttttctgcttaggtcgacAGGTTGTAACTTTTTCAATATAATaaccttttaaatatatttttggatcccatgtatgaagtaaacgttttagtgaaacaatggtacctttgaccaaaaaatttaaccctaaactgttaatcacgtttagttacacaattatggataaatgactcatttagcgagtttagcactatttaaaatacacagtttaACAGCCCCTGAGTAGTAGGTCGTTACAAAAGCCTCTTGCTTTATTAGGGCTTCATCCATTTTCTTCCTTTCTCTAATCTGTTCCAGTAGGGAGGATTGTATAGTAAGGTTTGCTAGGCCTCCTACCACTAACTCAATATCGGCGTTTATAATCTCTTTCTACAGAGGCATCTCTATTGTGTTCAGagctgagacactcccatgtccttTCCTACTTaatgcatcggcaactacattggcctttcccaggtggtatatAATTtcgcaatcatagtccttcacttaCTCTAACCACTTCCGTTGTCTCATATTTAGTTCTTTCTGAGTGAATAAGTATTTCAAACTTTTGTGGTCGGTGTAAATTTCACACTTATCCCcatataggtgatgtctccatattttcagtgcgaaatcatgggtgggatatcgttgctcatagtccttgagctgtcttgaagcataagctaccaccttcccattctacatcaacacacaactTAAGTCATTCTTTGATGTGTCGCAATACACCACGAATTTCCcgccctctgtgggaacacaaaggataggtgcaAATAGCACCTTATTCTTCATAATCTGAAAAatttcttcacatttctcggtCCATGTGAACTTCTGGTGTTTGCAGgtcaagttggtcaagggtgtttcaatctttgaaaaaccctcgacaaacttctggtaataacctgctaaccctaagaGGCTTCGAACCTCTGAGCCATTCTatggctggggccagtctctaatggcctcgatctttacCGGATCCACTGCTATTCCATtattggacactatatgccctaggaaagtcacttgttccaaccaaaactcacacttagagaacttagcgtataattgCTGTTCTCGTAGTCAATTTAGTGTCAACCTCAAGTGTTCCTCATGCTCTTCCTTGGTCTTTGAGTAGAAAAGGATATCATCTATAAATACtactacaaacttatccaagtattCCTTAAATACCTTGTTCATGATGTCCATGAATGCTGCTagggcattagtgagtccaaaagacatcactagaaactcatagtgctCGTAGAAAGTTCTAAAAGTTGTTTTAGGAATGTCTCCCTCATTTACCTtcagctgatggtacccggattgcagatcaatctttgagaacactgctgccccttgcagttgatcaaaaaggtcatctatcctaggcaaaggatacttgttcttaatggtaaccttgttgagttctcggtaatcgatgcacattctaaTGCTTCCATCCTTccttttcacaaataggactggtgccccCCATGGTGAATGACTAAGTCTTATGAAACCCTTATCCAACAATTCATGTAGCTGggtcttgagttccttcaactctacaggTGTCATTTGATAGTGTGCTTTAGATATTTCTGTTGTTTCTAGTGCAAGTTTGATCATGAATTCAATTTCTCTGTCTGAGGGTAAACCTGGTAATTCCTCATGAAACacttccagaaactcacaaacgatGTGACCATTCTCTGGTTTCAACTCTGtctccttggatttatccaccacactagccaagtaTGCCGAACACCCGTGCTGCATCATATTCCGAGCTTCCAGTGTCGATATTATGGGTGTACAAAAACCCGCTacttctcccttaaaagaaaagagttaTCCTTCCCCTGGTTTGAATTCCACAATCTTTTGTTGAAATTCAGTCGTTGCTCCATgttttgataaccaatccatgccaagtatggcATCATAGTCTGGTATGTTTAACTCTATAAAGTTTGTCGggcactctctgccctctactattATAAATGCtgactgtaaccacctagttgatgACATCATGTCTCCTGACGGTAACATTTTACTAAAACTACGCTCAAACACTTTATAAGGCATACCCGATTGGTCAATCACATTCATAGcaacataagagtgagtcgctCCATAATCCATGAAGACTCCACATATCATACCAGAAATAaggagctgacctgtgaccatgGTGTTTCTGTTTGCTGCCTCTTTTTGGGTCAATGCAAAAACCATCACTGGCACTAGGTTGCTGTTACTGCCATGCCCCGCTTTCCactgtgggcaatccttcttcagatggCCTGCCTGACCGCTCTTGTAACATTTTTTGGTGCCAGCCTCACATTCTCCCAAGTGTCTTTGGGAGCATTTAGGGCAGCTGGGGTGCTCAACTCTATTGTTCTGGTGATTTTTGCGGTTACGATCATTGTTGTGATTGTTATGATTGTTGTTGTGGTTATGATTGTTGTGATTATTTTTATTTGTGGCCAGGGGTCTAGGCCTCTTATCAGTGCCACTGTTCTGCTCTTCATTAGCCTTCCTCTTATTGCCCTCATTGAAGCCCTTGTTTCTGTTGGCCTCCCTTCTTGCAGCATTGTCCTTCCATATACAGTCCTCCAAGTATTCCACTTCGAGTGCCTTATCCAATACCTCAGCAAAACTGACCACCTCAGCACTGGTCATCTTGACATCACTAGCAATCATTGGCTTAAGCCCTCTCATAAACCTTTGCACCCGCATGGCTTCGATTGGTAATACCTCAAGTGCAAACCTATCAAACTTCTTTGCATAGTTGGTAACAGAAAGGTTCCCTTGAACCAAAGTCACGAACTCGTCCACCCTGGTTTCCAATACAACTGCATGGTAGTACTTCTTGCCAAATGCCTAAACAAAGTCTGGCCAGGTCATGAGTCTGCtttaccacatcccaccatattcttgcatccAACTTAAGTAGGTGGGCTACACATGAAATCCTCTGATGATCGTTCAACTCCATGTGATcaaatgtaatgccctggataatcaagaccgttacactgtgtgtttaaaatggtacgagacttgctaaccaattcatttaaataaaaatgtgaatctaaagacatGAACTGGTGAGGTTTAAaggattttggttataaatgagtacttttcattaaaataaatgtttggtacatgggatcccaaatcagggtttaagtGACTTATTTACAagatttccaaatgttataaacaaccaaagccactctaatggaaaaatatatattttaggtttccatccctatacaatccctcgaccatggcggccgagcagatgacaatgtacacctcgccccagagctctccaacccatggtcgattcatcttacccttgcctttacctgcaccacgtagcacccgtgagtcgaggcccagcaagaaaactataacatcgTAGCATAATTAATAATGATAACCAAATAGTTCACAAAGCATAACcgaatgatttacaagacattaattaATAATCCAGCAAGCCATGGCATTCACTCAATCAAGGATAACAGTCGATAAACCAATGACCTAAcatccagatattcagcatatcatatgcATCAAGTTAACAACATACACACGTCATccaataactagggtcgacgcccttaggccgcaccctctgtttaatccactaTCTTTGGCttacttaggccaagcccagtgttcaacccactgactctggtccaCTTAAACTAAGcttagtgattattaagctgtcctcagctaccagtggccaagccgcgtcctgtgcgcaaatattgattccggcactcttaggccgtttatcacatgtccctatggcataaaaccatctatgacattatatacAAGTAACGGGAACTctcagtcccaacataatcacataaccgagtgcaatttcttacctttaattctgagtgcTTTGATAAAGCAagacgaccctcaagcacgatcttgtcctgagccttagcgtacacctagtcacaaccataataaaggattccatcaataataagtgaTTAAAGGTTTCCGGACCAAGTTATAGCCTTCGAGATAtaaaattccaccaagcacgatggtggaatcgatcccgagcaccctaggttaagttcccgcacctaaaacctcctcaaggccaaaaatgcctttgAGATCCGCGGCCCTAGGCCCTCCATGTTGTGGCCCGCCCCctaccagaggctcagcctctcCAAacagcacacacgggccgcggccctacactCCCCATGCCGCGACCCACCCTTCCTTCCTGGCACGTATCTactctagagggccgcgacacaccaagaacagagccgcggcccaaccccttcgaacccaaaaaaaatcTCCATTTTCATCCACCAAATCTCAACCAAAACAATCCAGAATCACCctaacaacataattcaactatCATAAACATCCTAACATAATCCTagtagcaaaacccaacaaaaacctagcttaaaaactcatcaaaatcccacttcaatccttgaaacccataagctcatAAACCCTTAGAACATCCAGAAATTCCAGAATTCAGGTGCtaaactttaaattaaagcttaccttcactAAAGAACCAATCCACCAATTagttgctgagctaattcccaaatccttagcctcaattcaatcttcaatttcaaaacccaaaaaactCTTAGAACTcagccaaaattacaaaatttaatgACCAAGAATGTAATTCGAAGCTTACCTCAATTCCTGATTGGATCCTCTAACTAtcactgagctaatccccaaagtTCCAACTCAAATTCTTGAGTCTCTAGCTAAATCCTCCTTTGGTTCCAATggcttccttgagagagaaaaagtGATAAGCTGTGAGAAGGAAAGGATCAGTTTGGCAGCCTTCTAAACACTTCCTACCttttgttttatctaacttaagcctcttaagttaatcccaaagctcggggtaccaaaaacatccccgagggaaaaatggtaaatttccccaatattccctcctaaactctctaacttcaaatatatctccaattatttattttcataactcaataacccaaataaatatctaataccaaaaatatcccttgactcgccccgagtcaagtatcggGTCCCATGAcgtttccgctaacttgctccctaggatcgcctcgtg
This genomic interval from Humulus lupulus chromosome 8, drHumLupu1.1, whole genome shotgun sequence contains the following:
- the LOC133796089 gene encoding uncharacterized protein LOC133796089 — translated: MAYGFEPVYEHFRKQAPPSFEGKADPVVAKDGLKVDEFVTLVQGNLSVTNYAKKFDRFALEVLPIEAMRVQRFMRGLKPMIASDVKMTSAEVVSFAEVLDKALEVEYLEDCIWKDNAARREANRNKGFNEGNKRKANEEQNSGTDKRPRPLATNKNNHNNHNHNNNHNNHNNDRNRKNHQNNRVEHPSCPKCSQRHLGECEAGTKKCYKSGQAGHLKKDCPQWKAGHGSNSNLVPVMVFALTQKEAANRNTMVTGQLLISGMICGVFMDYGATHSYVAMNVIDQSGMPYKVFERSFSKMLPSGDMMSSTRWLQSAFIIVEGRECPTNFIELNIPDYDAILGMDWLSKHGATTEFQQKIVEFKPGEG